The Megalops cyprinoides isolate fMegCyp1 chromosome 12, fMegCyp1.pri, whole genome shotgun sequence genome contains a region encoding:
- the stac gene encoding SH3 and cysteine-rich domain-containing protein — protein MIPPASMITDDSVGKENDREQHELPQSPASSISQQESKLQRLKRSLSFKTKSLRSKSADNFFQRTNSDMKLQVDLLPEVRSSMGHLGSCDLSIPLPIPSSICSPGQNPRQPDPSAHSFLEHIFKKPTFCDVCNHMIVGTTAKHGLRCKACKMGIHHKCADGVGQQRCMGKLPKGFRRYYSSPLLIQEQFGCIKEVMPIACGSKVDPVYEALRFGTSLAQKTKRTSTGSGSDSPHRNSTSDLAEVPEEAVAHSSKAELTRKHSDNVFTPLENGTEHFHPGDRKIEDSPVRRQVRKDVLQLNTYVALYRFVPQESHDLDLKPGDRIVLADDSNEDWWKGVIEDRIGFFPAAFAHQVRPGDRVFRCHRTFIGCKEQGQITLKEGQICVSGEDEHNGFIGVASGKKRGYVPCDVLENI, from the exons atgattCCACCAGCTAGCATGATCACGGACGACAGCGTCGGTAAAGAGAACGACCGAGAACAACATGAGCTGCCACAGTCACCGGCGTCTAGTATCAGCCAGCAAGAATCCAAG ctgcagaggctgaagcgctctctctccttcaagACCAAGAGCCTGCGCAGCAAGAGTGCCGACAACTTCTTCCAGCGCACCAACAGCGACATGAAGCTGCAGGTGGACCTGCTGCCGGAGGTGCGCTCCAGCATGGGCCACCTGGGCAGCTGCGACCTGTCCATCCCCCTGCCCATCCCCTCCTCCATCTGCTCCCCGGGCCAGAACCCCCGCCAGCCCGACCCCAGCGCGCACAGCTTCCTGGAGCACATCTTCAAGAAGCCCACCTTCTGTGACGTTTGCAATCACATGATCGTTG GCACCACAGCCAAGCACGGGCTCCGCTGCAAAGCCTGCAAGATGGGCATCCACCACAAGTGTGCTGACGGAGTGGGCCAACAGAGGTGCATGGGGAAGCTG cCCAAAGGGTTTCGTCGGTACTACAGCTCCCCCCTCCTCATCCAGGAGCAGTTCGGCTGCATTAAAGAAGTCATGCCTATTG CCTGTGGGAGCAAAGTGGACCCCGTGTATGAGGCCCTGCGTTTTGGGACGTCGCTGGCACAGAAGACCAAGAGGACCAGTACCGGCAGTGGCTCTGACTCGCCCCATCGAAACTCT ACCAGTGACCTGGCGGAAGTGCCTGAAGAAGCCGTGGCCCACAGCAGCAAGGCGGAGCTCACTAGGAAACACAGCGACAACG TTTTTACGCCTCTAGAAAATGGAACTGAACATTTTCACCCAGGGGACCGGAAAATTGAAGACTCACCG GTGCGGAGACAGGTGAGGAAGGACGTGCTGCAGCTGAACACCTACGTGGCCTTGTACCGATTCGTGCCACAGGAGAGTCACGACTTGGATTTGAA ACCTGGAGACAGAATCGTGCTGGCAGATGATTCTAATGAAGACTGGTGGAAG GGTGTGATCGAGGACCGCATCGGGTTCTTCCCTGCTGCCTTCGCCCACCAGGTGCGGCCTGGGGATCGAGTGTTCAGGTGTCACCGGACCTTCATCGGCTGCAAAGAGCAGGGACAGATCACACTGAAGGAGGGACAG ATTTGCGTAAGTGGCGAGGATGAGCACAATGGCTTCATCGGGGTGGCGAGCGGGAAGAAGAGAGGGTATGTGCCCTGCGACGTTCTGGAGAAcatctga